The following DNA comes from Eretmochelys imbricata isolate rEreImb1 chromosome 18, rEreImb1.hap1, whole genome shotgun sequence.
ATCTGGGTGGGATGGGCGAGTGCTCACTGTCTGGTCCCCAGTCTGAGGCAGGGCCCACAGGAACCTAGGCAAACGGGTATTACCTCGCTCCTTCCTCCCAGGGGGCTTGTGGGGCTTAGTGCAGGAAGGATCCTAAGGCGCTTTGAGATctgagggaggggatggagctCACTTTCTCACCTGCTCAAGCTTTGCTCTTTGGATTCTAGTTCTAGGGTTTCGGTGGAGCTGGCCATGATGTTACGGTTCCTGGTGAGCGCCCTCTTCCCAGCTGTGATCCTGGCTGCGCCACCTCCCATTAACAAACTGGCCCTTTTCCCAGACAAGAGTGCGTGGTGTGAGGCGAAGAACATCACCCAGATCGTGGGGCACAGCGGCTGTGAGTCGAAGTCCATCCAGAACAGGTACGGGGGGAGCAGGCTGAAATGCAGCCCAGGGCTTCTCAAGATGCAGCTTGTTTCCTTTACCATTCAGGTTACTTTGCCTGATGCAGACTCCCTGCTAAGGGAGAAGATTTTGAGTCGATTTCAGGATCAGAGCCCTAGTTGGCACCGTCTGGATTTAGCAACACGGGGCTGTAGTAGGGAGTCGACTGGTtgggtggcagagccagaactaGGAGGAGGTTCCTAGAACAGGTTGTTACCACTCTCCAAGCTGGAGTCAGAGGGAGACACTGACGGAAATGTGCACTCAAGCCCTCATTTCCCCCTTAAGAGATGTAAAGCGCAGTGTGACTCTCTTGCAAGTGACTTCAAGCTGCAGTGACCCTGATGATGTCCTCTCCTGGAAGAGTCCAGGAACAATGCCACAGCCCCTGGGTCCTGCTCTGGTCACTGACAGCAGGATACCGTAACGAGCTGGCGTTTGTGTgcacaccactgccctctactggatggattcggaactgctcagctgtgtcaTAGACCCTGTAGTGCAATTGGTTTTTCCCAAGTGGCAAGCTGGGCTCTTGATGCATGAGAATCTGAGTTCTCCCCCCCGACATCCCAAGTGGCTGTGGGGTGTGCACAGTGTTTATGGCAATGCAGCTTTATCTTGTTCAACTGGGTCACGCTTTGAGTCACTCCTTGAGCCCAGGGGTCACACATGCAGGCCGTATGTGTCCCAGCAtaggaaagccaaggcaaggactcctccttcctctccccaccacttCCGTCCAAGTCCTTCAGTCCCACCTCTGCTTCTCTGGCCCATCGGATGCTGGCTCGCTGTAGGCATACGGGGAGCTTTTCATGGGGCGGAGGAGAAGGGTGCTGCATTGAGACGCTACCTGCTTCATCactgctggagcagctctggTTGTGGGGCTGAGCGGCTGCAGAGAGAAGCCCTGGCTCTTTTCCCATTGTGACAGCTCTCTAGCCACCTATCTCCAGCCTGTCCCGGTAGAAGACCATGATCTTGCTACCTCCCCCGCCTCCGGCAAGCACTGCCTGCTACCAGAGCCCTAGGCAGGGAGCGTCTCGTGCCTGGTTTGCATCAAGCTCCCAGTCCCATCTAATGCTCTGTTACATGGGCTTTACTCCTGCCTTTTCTTCACAGGGCCTGCTTGGGACAGTGCTTCAGCTACAGCGTCCCCAACACCTTCCCTCAGTCTACGGAGTCCCTGGTGCACTGTGACTCCTGTATGCCCGCGCAGTCCATGTGGGAAATCGTGAGTAACACCTCCTGTTCTAAGGCCCTCTGAGTACCTGGGGATGGCTGGCTttgcagtttgggtgcaggccTGGGAATTGAGAGATCCGGATTTTAGTCCtgcctgctccatgcctcagtttccccactggtgCCATGGGCATGGGGTGATTTGTTGACGTCTCTCAAGTGCCCTGTGATCCTTAGATGGAAAGTGCTAGTCCAGGCAAGTCTATcgttatgaataataataaatacataaacgCTTGCTGAGCCATCCCTCCGCCCCGTGACTCCATGCATTATTCATTTCTGCTGTCACGCCCACATGCCCTCTCGTCTGATCCCTCCCTTTGTCTCCGTCTCCCACTCGTGGCTTTGTGCCTTCTTCCATGCCTGAAACAGTCTCCCACATCTCATCTGCCAGTCACCCACCAATCTCCTCGCCAGCAACGCCTCTGTGCCCTCGCACGCCCCAGGCATCGCCCCATTAATCCGAGTGAGCCTGGGACCCTGCCTTTGGTGCTGGTTCAGGGATGCCCCCAGTGCATGTGAATCACTAAATGCATACGTGGGGCTCTAAAGCCAGCTGGTCCTAGGAGTCAGGAGAACTGGGGTCTGTTCTGAGCTCTGCTGTTGACTCGCTGGGCGCCTTTGGGGCAGGTGACTTAGGGCAAAACTTTCCAAAGCCACGTCTGATTCTGGATGCCCAGCTAATGGGGGCATTTGCAAGGGCCGGCCAAGTTTCTTATTATTTGATATTTCTATTGCAGTGGTGCCTGGCTGGGGACTcgctgtgccaggtgctgtacaaatgcaattCCTCCCCCTTGGCCAACATCAGGGATTGAACTGGGGCCTCCAGAGCTGAGAGTCTTTACAgtagtggtcaccaaccagtcgaTCACGATCCCCGGTGGCAGCACAAtgtggctgctgctaaggcagactccctgcctaccctggccccacaccgGTTCTGGAAGCAGCCACTTCAGCCTcgcaggctggggggtggggtgggggcaggggtctccctctgtgcactgctcctgcctgcaagtaccgcccccgcagctcccattggccgggagagctgcaggggcggtgctttcagagaggggcagcgcatggagcctcgTTCCCCCCTCCTCCCTATCCCAGGGGCTGAAGGGGTGCAGGAGTGGTGTGGGGtcggggtaggcagggagcctgccttagcctcctGCACCCACCAACGACAGGGAGCCACAGGACGTAAGTGCTGCCCAGCGGGAGGCTGaaccccaagccccaccctgagactcctcccagagccagcaccctatccccctcctgcaccccaagccccatccTGAgccttctcccagagccagcaccccaaaccccctcctgcaccccaagccccaccctgagctccctcccagagccagtaccccataccccctcctgcaccccaagccccaccctgagagtcctcccagagccagcaccctatccccctcctgcaccccaagccccaccctgagactcctcccagagccagcaccctatccccctcctgcaccccaagccccatccTGAgccttctcccagagccagcacctcacacccccttctacaccccaagccccaccctgagccccctcccagagtcagcaccccataacccctcctgcaccccaagccccaccttgagccccctcccagagccagcaccccaaaccccctcctgcaccccaagccccatccTGAgccttctcccagagccagcacctcacacccccttctacaccccaagccccaccctgagccccctcccagagccagcaccccacaccccctcctgcaccccaagccccaccctgagccccctcccagagtcagcaccccataacccctcctgcaccccaagccccaccctgagccccctcccagagccagcaccccaaaacccctcctgcaccccaagccccaccctgagactcctcccagagccagcaccctataccccctcctgcaccccaagccccaccctgagccccctcccagagccagcacctcacacccccttctacaccccaagccccaccctgagccccctcccagagtcagcaccccaaacccctcctgcaccccaagccccaccctgagccccctcccagagccagcacccaaaacaccctcctgcaccccaaaccccaccctgagccccctcccagagccagtaccccataccccctcctgcaccccaagccccaccttgagccccctcccagagccagcaccccacacccccttctgcatcccaagccccaccctgaaccccctcccagagccagcaccccacaccccctcctgcaccccaagccccaccctgagtcccctcccagagccagcaccccacaccccctcctgcaccccaagccccactctgaaccccctcccagagccagcaccccacacccccttctgcatcccaagccccaccctgaaccccctcccagagccagcaccctgaaccccctcgtccaccccaaccccctgccctagcccggaGCCCCCGCCTGCATCCTgactccctcctagagcttgcacccctcaccacATCCCgaactccaaccccctgcctcagcccggtgaaagtgagtgagggcggggaagagcgagagatggagagagggagggatggagtgagcagggcggggctttggggaaggggcgggttAGATCCTGAGTTGCCCTTCGGTTCAAAAAGTGATCTTAGGTGTCAAAAGGTTGGAAACTGCAGCTCCGCAGCTTGAGGCTCGCTGAGCTGTAACAGACGTGCATCCTCTGAACATGGGACACTGACCAGTGGGTTTTGCAGACTCCTAGGAAATGACGGACCCTGCCCATAAGAGCTTCCAGCTGGACTGGGGCAGAGTGGGCTCCGAGCTGCGTGccccgcccagccctgcagtgggcTGGGGGTAtgttttggaggggagggggaccaTTTCCCGctcactcccctcctcttcctctgatCCAGGTGACGCTGGAGTGCCCGGGCAACGCCGAGATCCCCAGAGTCGACAAGCTGGTGGAGAAGATCCTCCACTGCAGCTGCCAGGCCTGCGGGAAGGAGCCGAGCCATGAGGGGGCGCTGTTCAACGTCTACCTGAACGCAGAAGAGAACCTGCCCGCTGAGGGCCCCAGCCCCCATCACTACGCGCACCACCAGCAGGAGGCGGAAGAGGCTCCTGTCTCCAACCACCACCGCGAGGAGGGGCGGGGCGGCGAGGAGTGACCCACGCTCTCCAGGACTGTCCTTCCAGCCTGCAGTGCGGACGGGGGGTGGTgcacgggggagggggtggggctgcggggTGTCTTACCTGTCTACTAACTACCCATCATGCTTTGCTCTTAGCGGCGCTGTGGGGTGGGCAAGAACGTCCGAGGTGCAGACGGGGCTTGGGCTGAGACGTGGGGATGGGAGCGTGGGGGGGATCTGAGCAAACCTACTTGCACATCATAGTGATAATATATTGTGAGAGGGCGGGAGGTtaggggcagcagctgggaggggcagGACGGGACCCCTCAGGGGCTGAGGTTGGCACAGGCTGGCTCTGCAGGGTTTGGAACCGGGCTTCAGAGCCTCTTATGCTTTCTCTTCCTTTACTTCCGTAGTTTTAACGGACTCTTGCTGGGGGACCAGCCTCTCTTTGCTCCACGTCCTGCTGCTTTCCTGGGATGTCTGCGAGGGTGAGCTGTTTCCCACAGCCTCCTGGGAGTGGGGTATCCCTCTAGCCTCCTGAGGGTGTAGGGCAGGGGTGCCCTGCCTCTCTGTTGTCCCTCAGGGGTGGGTGGTGTAGGGAGACTTCAACACTGAGGCCTTGGCTAGGGGATAAGAAGATCTTTCTTTCTCCATACCCAGAGGAATTAGCTGATTGAAACTGCACCCAGCTCTGGGTTCAGGCAAGTCTTGGTTCTTGCTTTGCCCCGAATGTGACtccaggagggaaatgggggCGCCTAAGAAGGGTTTTATCCCCAGTGCTGGTTATCCGCGGGACGGAGATGGTATGTGCTGGGCATGCTGGGCTTTGAGGGTGGGAGGAGATGCACATGCATGCTGGGGCCTGGGACAGGAATGACATGGTGGCCTATCAGGGACCAGGAGGGCTggtggaagggagtgggggggggggggtctagggACTCTGTATTTCTCCAGCACTCCCATGCGCTGTATTCTTTGGATCTTACTGATCTTGCCCCAGAAAACAGTGTGTTTCCACTTGCTCATGTCTCTCAGTTTACTGATGGACCCTGGCGCTCCCTCCCATCCCTCGTCCTCTGGTGTGGGTCAAGGAGAAGCAGAGCAAGGGGCAGGAGGGACTCTCCTTGCTTGCTGCCTAGTCTGAGTCCACTGCAAACCTGGTGTGCACCCAGCTGAGAAGGAAGAGCTCCCGTGGGGGAAGGCACTGCTGGGGAGTGTCAGGGGACTTGGGGGAGGCCAATATTGCTTAGGGGAGAGGAGAATCCAGGCAGACCTGGCATCTCCACAACTTGGGAAGGGTCAGTGACTGGGAGATATTCAGCCACTCAGAGTCGGAGCTGGATGCTTGCTAGCCTGAGTTGCTGGTTGCTCCCTTCCCAGGGCCCAGCCAGAATTGGGGCTC
Coding sequences within:
- the NBL1 gene encoding neuroblastoma suppressor of tumorigenicity 1; the protein is MMLRFLVSALFPAVILAAPPPINKLALFPDKSAWCEAKNITQIVGHSGCESKSIQNRACLGQCFSYSVPNTFPQSTESLVHCDSCMPAQSMWEIVTLECPGNAEIPRVDKLVEKILHCSCQACGKEPSHEGALFNVYLNAEENLPAEGPSPHHYAHHQQEAEEAPVSNHHREEGRGGEE